The nucleotide window TCAGGTCTTAGACTAGTGGCCACAGCTTTCTCGCTCAGTGTGCGTTGTACGGATTTTCCCATCTTATGAATTCGCATTGGATCTTCCTGTTTAGCAGAGTAAGAAGCACATGGGCTAAAAAAAGGGCAAACAGAGGTTGATTCTTGTGCAGACTCATCTTGCTGTCGCCAGAACAAGTGAAGGCAGTCACAGTGGCTCATGCCCTCATTTGGCCCCCAGTTTTTGTCTCAGGGCTTCATAAAGTGAATAGAATTCTTGATCTGTTAACCACTCCCACCACTACCATCACTGCTCTGTTAAGCACTAGCGTTACCTAGTGACTCACAGCGGGAATCCATTGGAATAGTTCTGCCATTGGCAACGCTGTTTTCTGGCAGTTTTCTGTTCAGCACCATTCTTGGCTTGCTGACTGCCAAGTTTCTTCTCTTCCCGTGAGGGTGGAAACATCCTCGTGCATCATTCCTTTCTTGGTACACTTCACCTGCTaatctttttctttgacttttcaaAGCCAAATGAATGTCCACTTCCTGTGAATTAGCCTTGAGAGTAAAAAGCAGGATGGATCTGCCGAATCTGTGTCTGGTAATATCTCtctacacgtgtgtgtgtgtgtttcatttcaTAGTTGAGCTTGTGCAGTGAACACGGAGCAGGAAGTTCAGGCTTAAGACGCTCATCCTGACGTTCAGCAACCTGAAGATGTTGGTTTCTTGTCATCCTttgtgggctgtgtgtgtgtgttcgtgtgtatGACACATCTACTTAAGTTTTTTACTGAGGATGGTTTTTGTTTGGTAACCAAGAAAACTTTATCTCGATTAGTATAAAACAAAGCTGCATGAGTATCTTTTCTTTCTACAGTTTTAGTTTCAATAGAAAATCATGTCACATGGACAACACCAGTTCTGAGCTTGCTGCAGTGGAATTGCAGTGAGCTTTGTTGTCAGTCTCCAAATGCCCTCTTCTGGCTGACtgggggaaaagcaaaaaatcatGATAATTATCCCTGGCAAATGTCCCCAGTGATTTCCCTCCAGCACACTCCCCTATATCTGTTGGAACATTCGCACCAAGTAATTCTGGTGGAGAACAGTCACTCAGCCCTAGACTACCTTATTAGCTGTCTGAGTTTGCAAAATTTGACAAGAATCTCTTGCGGGTTTAGGAGCAGAAACCACAAACATTCTAATCCCAGGCTGGGTTGTTTATTTCACGCCTTCTGATGCTTCTACAGCTGCTCTCGTATGTCAGCTCTGCTTGTTTGGACCACGAGACTTTGTTCAGTTTTCTGGGTTTCGTAATCTGAGTGATTAGACAGAGTGTAGGACGTGTCTCTCACGACTGGAAATGGAACGCAGACAGAACACcagagggcgtgtgtcattttcTGAAATCCTGTTTACTGTTCCATCCTGGAAGCAAACAGCTTAGATTGATGACCTTTAGTCCCTGAAAGCTGCTTGCCTCTTGCCTGGTGTTCTGTTTGCTGGGCccatggatattttaacagagAAACACCTGTGTTCAGGGTCAAGCCATTCATTAAAGCACCaactttgtaaataaaatgtaaaacacatgGACACAAAGAGAGTTGATTTGCTGATATTCTGTACGGGGGACTCCTTGAGGAGTCTCTGGGTGCCGAGTGATGGTTGGCCGGGTTGACTTTGGTCTCCTGGACCCAGATGGTCCATCGAAAGGAGACACGTGGACGTGGGTGTTCCAACCGGGTCATGCTGAAGCCTTAGCGGTTTTGGCTTCAGGGTCACAGTTTTTACGAGCAGATGAGATGAGCCCTTTTCATGCCGCGGACATCAGGTCCCCTGGCTTTGGTGGTAGGTGACAGAGCAGAGCTTTTGAATCACGGGCCTCCATCCTAAGGACGCCTCGTTGTGCCGTCGGAGAACTGAGTCTCTGTGGCTGGTGTTCCCCCCTTGCTCACGGGAAAAAAACGTTTTGTTTACTAGCTTCATGATTGGGTGTTTTGAAAACATGGCTCGCCGTTTGCACTGCTTCTTGGGGCAGGGGGCTGATTGCGTGATGTCGTTCTCCCCTGTCCTCTGtcccccttcccctgctgccCCCGCAGCAGCCTGAACAGTGTCAACAGCAGCGACTCGCGGTCCAGCGGCTCCCACGGCTCCCACTCGCACTCGCCCAGCTCCCACTACCGCTACCGCGGCTCCAGCCTGGCCCAGCAGGCGCCCGTGAGGCTGTCCAGCGTGTCCTCCCATGACTCAGGGTTCATCTCCCAGGACGCCTTCCAGTCAAAGTCGCCATCCCCCATGCCGCCGGAGGCCCCCAACCAGGTAAGGGCCCTTGGCTCCTGGAGCAGCCGCAGCACCTGGGGCCTGGACCACCCTCAGTGGCTGGAACCAGGGAGGGACCTGGGCTTGGACAGACCCCTGTCTTCTGACGGGAAACCTCTGGTTTAATTTCTCATCTCTAGAGGAGCTGTTCCCCTGAAGGGAGAGATACCGTAAGTGGGGGGGGATGGAAGCTTACGATCATCATGCCGGTGATGGTTGAGTCACTGCATTGATTTGGGGAGTTTTCACACGTACACAGACTCAAAGAGGTTTGGCCACTCCCTGGCGTCCTTGTAAGTGCCCGGCTTAGCGCGACGTAGTAATTAACGGGCATTTGCCAATGGGGGCGGAGATTCTGTCATTGAACAGTGCCTTGGAGACCTGCCCTGGCACCCTCAGCTTCCTTTTATCGATTTGTGTTGAGAATGAGAAAGCATCTTCAGAGCCCACGCAGGTAATTCTGTTGGCACCTTGCTCCCGGGAGAAGGGGAGGTGTTGAGTCTCTTTGACCACAGTTGGGTTGGATGGCGCTAGGCGCCCAGCGCAGTGGGTCCAGCCAGAGCAGAAGGCAGGAGCCGGGCATCGGAACACCCTTCACCTGCTCCCCTCTGTCCGCTTTTTGTGCCAGTGGGTTGGCCTCTAGATTAGTAAGCAGCACGACCTGACCTATAGACACCGGGAAGCGTGAACCTCCAGGGTGCCTCTCAGCACCATCCGCTGGGGAGCATGTGGCTCCGAGCCCGTCGTGTACATTTCGAGGCTGACCACAGCCTTTGGTTCAAGATCCTTGGGATTCAGAAGGTCACGTGCTTGTCTTGTTCATCCAGGTATCCAATTTGCCTGACAGTCACCGAAtatctcctgtgtgccaggcaccgtccGAGGAGCTTCTGCCTGTGTTAACTGTGTAGTCCTGCCAACAACCACGCAGAGTGTTGTTGTCCCTGTTTTGTTgtggaaacggaggctcagagatgtaAAGCAATCTGCCCGAGTTGCACAGTTATGTGACCTGCAGGTTGGGGATCTGGAACCAGGGTTCCTGGCAACTGGTCCAGCACACTTTCTGTACCGCCCTGGCCATAAGGTGCCCCTGGCAGAGTGTTCTGGGGAGCACTCTACGTAGAAGCAGCACCTGAGGTGTTCTGGGAGCCTAGGTCACTCGCCTGGCACGTCTGACGTTGGTGAACCCAGAGCTGCTCAGCCCGGTGCTCCTTTTGGCATCTTACAGCCGTCCCCGGGGACTGTGGCCTGGCTCTGTCTTCCTGGGGTCGACACTCAATTTCAGATGGAAACGCTCGGAGCCAGGAGCTGCAGCTTCAAGTCCTGATGCGCTTGGGGTGCCTTGGCTCAGTCTTTGAGGGGTCAACACCCGCCCCCTGTCCGTCCCCACTATGTGTGGTGCTCAACCGCACCTGCGCGTCTTGCAAGCAGAGAGTGAGAGTGGTCAGAGGGGAAGCAGGGATTTGCAATTTCTCAAAGGCTTTTCTAATGTGCAGCGTCAtcctgtgtgtgtttttaacaaCTGACACATTAACAAAGTGTTGCGCACTGACACtcctttctaaaaaaaagaagctgtgtGCTCCAGCCTTGCTGTGCGTGTGTGGATCAGGCTGAATGAAGTGGGCTTTCTGTCTCCAGTAACGTCGAGGGAAGCAGAAGGTAGCTTGTTGGGATTTACTGAAATCTGAAAGCCGGTACCCAAGATATGCTTGACTAGCAACTCCAGGGTAGTTTTAATAAACTCAGGGATACTGCAAAATTTAATtgagaattctatttttttaaaaaggcattacaGCTGCCTTTAAGGCAGAGgggaaatttaaggaaattgtaCACATCACACAGGCCAGAGGGTACAATCTCCTGGAGGAAGTAGTGTTACCTTAAtttgggtgggaggaagggagcaaACATCCGCAAGGGGGAGATCCCTCAGGTACACGGCTGTAAATGAATGCCGCGTGGCAGGATGTGTTCAGAATTCTCCCGTTTTCCTCCACTCTGCTCTTTTCAAATTGTGCCATGTGTGCCTAGGAGTGAGGGACCACGTGTGCAGCTAGGCTCCTGCCTAGAACCGTTCACTCCATCAAGGCAAGGagttcttcaggaaaaaaatgagtagaaGTCAAAAGAAATATGAACCTGCAGTCCTGGGGTGATTTACTGgttcttttttcaaattgaacATATTTGAGTTACAGGAACCAAAATAAATAGTCCTGGTAAATTACAGTGataactgatttttatttatagttGATTAAGCACTATATACATAGATGCACAAACACAAGATCTCATATAATCTTCATCTGATAGATATTATTGATCCCTATTCTAAAGATGAAGGAAAATTGAGGTTTGGAGAGATTAAGCCCATGGTTCCTTGACTGGGaagtggcagaaaaaaaagacttcaatCTAAACCTTCAGACTTCAGATCCTGGACGGTTAACCAGACACCGAGCTGGGGAAGTGGCCAGAACCTCCACCATGGGGCCTGGCCTTGCTTGGGCTCCTCGGAGCTGCATGCATTGTGGAATGCCTTTTCAGTTCCTTGCTCTTGCAGGATGGGAGGCTAAAGATCTGTCCTTTTGTAGGAACCTTTCTTTGGCGGGTGAAAGGGGTGGACAGAAACACGGATCTGGCCTCCTTGCCAGTGAATACAGGGACACTTCCAGGGGAATAGTAGAGAAGGCGCAGACTTCCTTATACAAATGGGATGAGACTGCAGTTAACAGTGAAGAAAAAGCAGATACCTGGGTGGGCCCGAAGCACTATCCTGGGGGACCCAGTTACATGGAAGAGATGGTCATTGTCACTCATCCATTCAGCACTTTTAAACACCTGCCACATGCCAGGACAGGACCAGAACATCGCGAGGTAGTGGTGAACTAACAGGCAGTCTCTGCCTCTGCCGAAGGTTAGGAGCTGGAAGCAGGTTCCCTGGCCCACACCAGGAGACTGGCAGGGACTGGAGGTTTAATAAAATCAGGCTGAAGAGATGTTTTCGCAAGCCAGACTTCCTTTCTGTGATGTCCCAGATCTCGCCAGGATGCTTCATCTCTCCCTACGACGGCCACTGGAAACAttgccctaaccactggacgtcACTGCCTCAAACCTCAAAATCACTCCCCAGGCAGAGAGACCTAAAATCATGTCTTGTGAAGATGCAGCTTCATAGCTGGAAGCCACCCACATCCAGAGGTTGCATGGGACGAAGGGAGAGAGTCCAGGAATTAGAGCCGTTCTAGGCAGACATGGAGCAAAAAACCCAAGTTGGGGGTCAGTCCTCTTGCAATAACGCCTGGACACCTGAGAGATGTAAAAGTCATGGCATCCCTTGGGCCCTGGGCCTATGGCACTAGAGAACACAGGGAGTCCAGCACCTTGACCACACTCCCCTGTGCCAGGCGCACACACAGATGGCGGGGCTCTGGGGGCCTTGCAGTCCGGCAGGTCTGGGGCTCGCTGGGTCTcatgcttcctctctctccaggGCTTGGAAGCCTCTGTGTGGGTGcagctttgggggaaaaaataaccctaaccctctgcttctctcatccttccctcttctgtatatttgtctgtctctctgtgcgtgcccttctcccctcctgccccccccatctttttattttttatgaccgTTCTTTTTTGGTGGCGTGTGGTCCCCTCGTGTGGTCCCTCCCCTGCTGCAGAACTCGTCCAGCTCGGCCTCCTCTGAAGCCTCGGAAACCTGCCAGTCAGTGAGCGAGTGCAGCTCGCCCACCTCGGTCAGCTCAGGCTCCACCATGGGCGCCTGGGCGTCCACGGAGAAGGTGACCGGCTGGGGTCccagcctctcccccatcccctgccagctgctccccgcACAGCCGCAGGAACCTGGAAACTCAAAATCTCCACCAAGAGTGGCCCCTcttggggacagagggagggacagGACTGAGGGCTTTTTCCAGAATGGGTGCCTGGCCCTGAGCAATGACTTCGCGGTCGTccggagggagaggaaggggtatGGGGAACTCGGAGGTGTGAAGGCTTCTTCCCAGGACGTGGATGGTCATccatcttcccccttcccctcccctgcaccccacccACCATGGCCTCCTCTTCACCGTGCCCTTGGATGTGACACTTCACTGCGTCAGAGGCTGTGTGCTTTCCTGCCTTTTAGTTGCAATCACCCCACCCTTcaccctgatttggaatctgctCCTGAACCGtgatgattttggaaacctgGAATGAACAGCTTTCAGTTGacagttttgaatttaaaaatttgcacAATGAGATGAGCGAATCACCATCACTATGAAATTATTAGTGAAATAAGCGAAAACCATTGAGAGCACCACACATTAGGGACACTGATCATTTCCAAACTATTCTAAAATGTAGATAAAATATTTCCCCAACTGAATACTTACTTGGTGTCAAATACGCGGGCATTGTTTGCACCGTAGCGCTTTTCTCTCGCATCCTGGACCATCCATGAGTGGCAGAGCCCcgatgtttgttttatttgcaaatattcagATCTCCCCTGTCCCTTGAATGTCAATGCCATCTTGTATCTCCACACTCATCctgttatattaattttttttttccttttttcctccctttttttgtttgtttccagttgTCTAACGGGTTTTCTCACTATAGTTTATCAAGTGAGTCCCATGTGGGGCCCGTAGGGGCGAGCCTTTTCCCTCATTGCCTGCCCGCCTCCCGCCTGCTCCCTCGGGTCACCTCTGCCCACCTTCCAGACTACGCTCATTATTACACCATTGGGCCCGGCATGTTCCCGTCATCTCAGATCCCTAGCTGGAAGGTTTGTGTCTCTCCGCTCTCCTCTTGCCCTCTCCCCCGTCCCTCATTGCCTCTGTGCTCACCCCTCTGCTGCCCCacgattcccccccccccccacccctttcctctcACACTCTGCCTTCTTCCCCATAACACCTCCTCCCTAAGTAAATCCCCACCGGGGAGAACCGGGAACCAGCAGGCGGCGCTGAGATAGGAATGTCCACATGGAGCTGAGATTGGAGGAGCTCCCTTTAGGAGACACCAGTTAAGCCCCATTAGACCCCAGTAGACCCAGATGCGGCATTGCAGGGATGTCGGTCCCAAGTTGTAAGTCCAAGTTCTGCCCTCCTGGGGGTTTCCTGAGGGTGTCACTGTTACCAGGGAGGGGCTGTCCTCCTCGGCCATGTTGCCCAGACTGTTCCCTTGAACCCTTACGGGGCCATGGTAACAGAACCATGCCCCAAAATGTGGTGTGGCTTCTTatgttttttcttaaaagtacctgcagactttatttttagtcttAATTGTTTATAGTAAAACATGTTTGCTTTAATATAAAAACGAGaagtttttatattatttcctaGCAAGTCCGATTGATGCCAGGAGGATATTCTACCTTTATTTGGAGAGGAGGTCCCTAATTTGAATAGTAGGCCCCTAGGCGGCCCGCCATTGCGAGCAGGCCTTGACTTCCTCCCTCACAAGTGGTGCGGACCCCTCAGAATCTTTCTTCTGGCCCAGGggccttcccttcctctgtgAGGACCTCAGAGAGCACATCCTGAAGCGCCCTTTGGGGCGGGTTCCCGGAAGTGAGGTCCAGCCTCAGGGAGAGTGGCTGAAGTCCCTTTAGCGCCCCCTGGTGGCCACTCTAGGCGAGTGAGGTCCTTTGAGCTGCTAGGCCCCGCAGGGGGCCCCCAGACATGGGAGGGGAGGGCCTGGTCCCTGGGGATGTGCTCTTCACTGGCCGGTGCCTTCAGACACCATAGGCAGTTGGTCGGTTGTTTGATGGCTGTAACTAAGAGTCTCCCTCAGGCTACCTGCCCTGTTGTTGCGGGTTTTCAGTCTTTGGGCGGATGTGAGGAAAGGGGACGTACCCAGGGGACCCCCAGAGGATTTTCTGCTCCCTTCCTCTAGTGCCGGGtgagggcagaggaggggctgCTGGCCTGTCCCAGCCTGAGCTTCCCCCGAGGGGACCAGCTACCTTCTGTGGGCGGGCAGCTGTCTGGAGGCTTCTGTGGCCTCCCGGTGGAGGCAGAGGCCCTGGCGCCTGACCACACTTGTTCCACTTAGGACTGGGCCAAGCCAGGACCTTACGATCAGCCACTGGTGAACACCCTTCAGCGCCGCAAAGACAAGCGAGAGCCAGACCCCAGCGGTGGAGGCCCCGTCGCAGTGGGAGGCGCGCCCACCGCCGCTGAGGAGGCTCAGAGGCCGCGGAGCATGACCGTATCGGCCGCCACCAGGGTGACGCTCTTGTTCTCTACAGCTGGCTGGGCCCCTCGGGACCTGGCGGGGGCCACGTGCTGGCCAGCAACTGGAGGGATCCGAGCCCCTTCCCCCTACTCCCTGCTACAGCATTTAGAAGGCCCCCAGGGAAGGCCTTATATGGGAATTAGACTCTAGAACTTTCTAGAGCCTGGGTAGGGTCCAAGCAAATTGGCAGCCCCCTGGGCCCACAGACAGTGGCGGTCACGGGAGCAGAATAGGAGTCCTGTTGAGGCCCCCACTGGACGAGGAGTGCAGAAAGGCTCTGGGGGTATCAGACAGGGGACTCACGGCCCCGGTGGCTCATccgtctctctcctcccacctgcaGCCTGGAGAGGAGATGGAGGCTTGTGAGGAACTGGCCCTGGCCCTGTCTCGGGGCCTCCAGCTTGATACCCAGAGGAGCAGCCGGGACTCGCTTCAGTGCTCCAGCGGCTACAGCACCCAGACCACCACTCCCTGCTGTTCCGAGGACACCATCCCCTCCCAAGGTAGGAGCCTGAGCTTTCCAGCCGGGCTTCCTGAGCAGTGCCAGGTGAGGAAGGGGGCCCTCCCCGCTGGGCGGAGGCAGACGTGCGGGAGTCCGTCCAGCCACAGTAGAGCATCTTGGAATGCTCTGGAGGGCTCGTCTGTAGTTGTCGGGTCGCTGCCATGCAGGAAAGTGGCCAGATTTCACAGCttggtttgtttttcaccatCAGGGTACAGGGATGTCCCAATTTGAAGGCAGACAGATGCTGTTAATGATAACGACATCATTTGTGTTTGGCACTTCGTACCAAGCACtttctttattttcccatttattcttCACAATCGTTTATGTCATAAGTctatttatccccattttacatacatggagactgaggcccaagttcacacaataagcagcagagctggagtTTGCGTCAAAGGTCTGTCAGAGTCTGAAGCCCAAACTCCAGCCAAATTCTCTATGAACTTGCCTCCCTCACCGCcttccccagcacacacacacacaagccagcAAGATGGCAGGCTAGCCGCTCGGAGAGATCTGAGAGAGCTGACCAAGCCTATCGGCAGTCCTTCAGTCCAAGTCTCTAGGACAATGGGTCTCAGTGGAGGGCCACTTCGctgcccaggggacatttggcaatggctggagacatttttagtgGTCACTACTGGAGGGGGTGCTGCTGGCATCTGGTAGCCGGCCAGGGACGCTGCTGACCACCCCTCATACAGCACACAGCCCCGCCCCACCACACAGGACTTACCCGAAGGTCAGAGCGCTGCTCTTCAGAAACGAGCTCTACGATGCTCCGTCTGTATGCTTCCCCCTCCCACGTGACCCCGTTTTTGGAGAGAAAGTGAGCACCCCTCACTGATGGTGCCTTGTTTTCGGAGACTCGTTACCAGTAGCTCCACTGCTTTTCTAGCCCTCGCCTAACGAGTTGGTCATGAGGGAGGTAGTGAGGTCTGTGATGGTCCGTGTGGGGTTTGTCTCTCGCGTCAAATTCCGGGCTGGAGGGCCTGTAGAGGTTATTTGCTCTTTCCTCCCCCTTTACTCCTCCCAGAGGCGCTCAGAGGTAGCCTCGCTGCGGCCTGGCGGTTTTGCACTCGTCACCGCTCAGCGGTATCTGAGTGCGGGGCTGCTGTGTCCAGCGCTGCGCTTGGTGCTCAGCGTTCCCTTGGTGAACGAAACGACGGTCCCTGTCAGGGAGTTCTTAGATGGTGAGGCCTGCTAAGGCTGGCCCGGAAACCCCGGGAGGCTTGGGGTGAGATTGCGGGTGAAGTATGGCCTCGGGGGCCCTTTGTCCTCCCAACACAAAAGAATCAAAAAGCACAGCCACTGCCTCGGCGATTTCTAATCAGATCCTGTGATCAGTTTCAGATTACGATTATTTCTCTGTAAGCGGTGACCAGGAGGCAGATCAGCAGGAGTTTGACAAATCCTCCACCATTCCGAGAAACAGTGACATCAGCCAGTCCTACCGACGGATGTTCCAAGCGAAGCGCCCAGCCTCAACTGCTGGCCTCCCCACCACCCTCGGACCTGCTATGGTCACCCCAGGGGTTGCAACCATCCGACGGACCCCTTCCACCAAGCCTTCTGTCCGCCGGGGGACCATAGGAGCTGGTCCCATCCCCATCAAAACGCCCGTGATCCCTGTCAAGACCCCCACCGTCCCAGACCTCCCTGGGGTGTTGCCAGCCCCTCCAGATGGGCCCGAGGAGCGGGGTGAGCACAGCCCCGAGTCGCCGTCCGTGGGTGAGGGCCCCCAGGGTGGCACCAGCATGCCCTCCTCAATGTGGAGCGGCCAAGCCTCCGTCAACCCTCCTCTTCCAGGCCCGAAGCCGAGCATCCCCGAGGAGCACAGACAAGCAATTCCAGAAAGCGAGGCCGAAGACCAGGAACGGGATCCCCCAAGTGCCAGTGCCTCCCCAGGCCAGATTCCAGAGAGTGACCCTGCAGACCTGAGCCCAAGGGATGCCCCGCAAGGAGAAGACATGCTGAACGCCATCCGCAGGGGCGTGAAACTGAAGAAGACCACGACAAACGACCGCTCAGCCCCGCGCTTCACTTAGGCTCTCTTAGGCTCACAAGAAATGCTGCCAGTGGGGAACGAACTGTCTAATTAATAAGACCTAGTTTGTCTTGATCCATTCCAATCTGTAATCAAACAAAAGATTTTGTAGGCAACTCAGAACACAGCTCTTTTGAAAGTACTCGACACCTTTAGATAAGAATTAAAAGCAACATATGTAACTGACATAACCTTGATcttttaatttgtaaatattttttctttctgcacaTTTTAATCTTAagtttcccttttgatttttctgaaggtgccaaattccattttttacaagtctttgtaaaattttaaatgcataataaGGGGGGGAGGTCGGGCAGGGGAACCACGAAGTAGTAATTTCAGAAAAAAGGATAACTatacttagcttttttttttttcttttcttttctttcctgcaaGCTTTTGTAGATGCATTGTAGTAGTCTGGCTTAGACACAAATTCAAGTTATTGTAATGTACAAACAAAATGGGTAAGGGGTAAAAATCCTTATTCAAGTATACTACACTCGGGATGAGAAAAGCGGGAGTCAGTTGATGCGCAATATTAGGAGTGAGGGAACTCTGGAAATGGTAGGCTGTGTTgggaccgggggggggggggggggggggagggggggggagggtCGCGGGAGGGGCACACTGTCAACACAGCCGATCCTGTTACATTTAAGAGTAGCCTCGTAGGTTGAATTTCTAGTAGCTTCATGGTAAATGCATCCGAATAAGCCACACTGGATTGCAGTGTTTGTTTCTGTAGGGTGTTTAAGGACTTCCTTTCTCCCACCGTTGCTCCTGACTGCACACAGCACCCACCTCCAGTCCCGTGCATGCTGCCGCCACCAGGTAGACATAGAGCCCCCCACTTCAGTTACCTGTTAGTTATACCCACTTTCACTGAATCCAAACACATCCAGAAGGGTAAGgcagttttaaaaatgtgaaaacatttaaaaatgattgatAGCAGGGAATTCTTAGATACAGCAAATGCCTTTTACTTAACCGTGCCTAGCAGGCTGGGTGCGTTGAAAAGcccaaatattttggaaaaactgGAGCGGATTTAACAAGGGTAACCAGCTTGGAGTCTAGCAACTTGCCAATGTGTTTACCAGTCTGGGGGCTTGTTTTTCttatcttcttttaaataatGGCAGTTAACTGGCTTCATACTAAACATCAAAGAGAGGAGGATTTATTTCTCGTCACTGGGAATCTGACCAC belongs to Balaenoptera ricei isolate mBalRic1 chromosome 17, mBalRic1.hap2, whole genome shotgun sequence and includes:
- the MTSS1 gene encoding protein MTSS 1 isoform X6 codes for the protein MEAVIEKECSALGGLFQTIISDMKGSYPVWEDFINKAGKLQSQLRTTVVAAAAFLDAFQKVADMATNTRGGTREIGSALTRMCMRHRSIEAKLRQFSSALIDCLINPLQEQMEEWKKVANQLDKDHAKEYKKARQEIKKKSSDTLKLQKKAKKVDALGRGDIQPQLDSALQDVNDKYLLLEETEKQAVRKALIEERGRFCTFISMLRPVIEEEISMLGEITHLQTISEDLKSLTMDPHKLPSSSEQVILDLKGSDYSWSYQTPPSSPSTTMSRKSSVCSSLNSVNSSDSRSSGSHGSHSHSPSSHYRYRGSSLAQQAPVRLSSVSSHDSGFISQDAFQSKSPSPMPPEAPNQNSSSSASSEASETCQSVSECSSPTSVSSGSTMGAWASTEKDWAKPGPYDQPLVNTLQRRKDKREPDPSGGGPVAVGGAPTAAEEAQRPRSMTVSAATRPGEEMEACEELALALSRGLQLDTQRSSRDSLQCSSGYSTQTTTPCCSEDTIPSQVSDYDYFSVSGDQEADQQEFDKSSTIPRNSDISQSYRRMFQAKRPASTAGLPTTLGPAMVTPGVATIRRTPSTKPSVRRGTIGAGPIPIKTPVIPVKTPTVPDLPGVLPAPPDGPEERGEHSPESPSVGEGPQGGTSMPSSMWSGQASVNPPLPGPKPSIPEEHRQAIPESEAEDQERDPPSASASPGQIPESDPADLSPRDAPQGEDMLNAIRRGVKLKKTTTNDRSAPRFT
- the MTSS1 gene encoding protein MTSS 1 isoform X3, with translation MEAVIEKECSALGGLFQTIISDMKGSYPVWEDFINKAGKLQSQLRTTVVAAAAFLDAFQKVADMATNTRGGTREIGSALTRMCMRHRSIEAKLRQFSSALIDCLINPLQEQMEEWKKVANQLDKDHAKEYKKARQEIKKKSSDTLKLQKKAKKVDALGRGDIQPQLDSALQDVNDKYLLLEETEKQAVRKALIEERGRFCTFISMLRPVIEEEISMLGEITHLQTISEDLKSLTMDPHKLPSSSEQVILDLKGSDYSWSYQTPPSSPSTTMSRKSSVCSSLNSVNSSDSRSSGSHGSHSHSPSSHYRYRGSSLAQQAPVRLSSVSSHDSGFISQDAFQSKSPSPMPPEAPNQLSNGFSHYSLSSESHVGPVGASLFPHCLPASRLLPRVTSAHLPDYAHYYTIGPGMFPSSQIPSWKDWAKPGPYDQPLVNTLQRRKDKREPDPSGGGPVAVGGAPTAAEEAQRPRSMTVSAATRPGEEMEACEELALALSRGLQLDTQRSSRDSLQCSSGYSTQTTTPCCSEDTIPSQVSDYDYFSVSGDQEADQQEFDKSSTIPRNSDISQSYRRMFQAKRPASTAGLPTTLGPAMVTPGVATIRRTPSTKPSVRRGTIGAGPIPIKTPVIPVKTPTVPDLPGVLPAPPDGPEERGEHSPESPSVGEGPQGGTSMPSSMWSGQASVNPPLPGPKPSIPEEHRQAIPESEAEDQERDPPSASASPGQIPESDPADLSPRDAPQGEDMLNAIRRGVKLKKTTTNDRSAPRFT
- the MTSS1 gene encoding protein MTSS 1 isoform X8, with the protein product MEAVIEKECSALGGLFQTIISDMKGSYPVWEDFINKAGKLQSQLRTTVVAAAAFLDAFQKVADMATNTRGGTREIGSALTRMCMRHRSIEAKLRQFSSALIDCLINPLQEQMEEWKKVANQLDKDHAKEYKKARQEIKKKSSDTLKLQKKAKKGRGDIQPQLDSALQDVNDKYLLLEETEKQAVRKALIEERGRFCTFISMLRPVIEEEISMLGEITHLQTISEDLKSLTMDPHKLPSSSEQVILDLKGSDYSWSYQTPPSSPSTTMSRKSSVCSSLNSVNSSDSRSSGSHGSHSHSPSSHYRYRGSSLAQQAPVRLSSVSSHDSGFISQDAFQSKSPSPMPPEAPNQNSSSSASSEASETCQSVSECSSPTSVSSGSTMGAWASTEKDWAKPGPYDQPLVNTLQRRKDKREPDPSGGGPVAVGGAPTAAEEAQRPRSMTVSAATRPGEEMEACEELALALSRGLQLDTQRSSRDSLQCSSGYSTQTTTPCCSEDTIPSQVSDYDYFSVSGDQEADQQEFDKSSTIPRNSDISQSYRRMFQAKRPASTAGLPTTLGPAMVTPGVATIRRTPSTKPSVRRGTIGAGPIPIKTPVIPVKTPTVPDLPGVLPAPPDGPEERGEHSPESPSVGEGPQGGTSMPSSMWSGQASVNPPLPGPKPSIPEEHRQAIPESEAEDQERDPPSASASPGQIPESDPADLSPRDAPQGEDMLNAIRRGVKLKKTTTNDRSAPRFT
- the MTSS1 gene encoding protein MTSS 1 isoform X10 codes for the protein MEAVIEKECSALGGLFQTIISDMKGSYPVWEDFINKAGKLQSQLRTTVVAAAAFLDAFQKVADMATNTRGGTREIGSALTRMCMRHRSIEAKLRQFSSALIDCLINPLQEQMEEWKKVANQLDKDHAKEYKKARQEIKKKSSDTLKLQKKAKKVDALGRGDIQPQLDSALQDVNDKYLLLEETEKQAVRKALIEERGRFCTFISMLRPVIEEEISMLGEITHLQTISEDLKSLTMDPHKLPSSSEQVILDLKGSDYSWSYQTPPSSPSTTMSRKSSVCSSLNSVNSSDSRSSGSHGSHSHSPSSHYRYRGSSLAQQAPVRLSSVSSHDSGFISQDAFQSKSPSPMPPEAPNQDWAKPGPYDQPLVNTLQRRKDKREPDPSGGGPVAVGGAPTAAEEAQRPRSMTVSAATRPGEEMEACEELALALSRGLQLDTQRSSRDSLQCSSGYSTQTTTPCCSEDTIPSQVSDYDYFSVSGDQEADQQEFDKSSTIPRNSDISQSYRRMFQAKRPASTAGLPTTLGPAMVTPGVATIRRTPSTKPSVRRGTIGAGPIPIKTPVIPVKTPTVPDLPGVLPAPPDGPEERGEHSPESPSVGEGPQGGTSMPSSMWSGQASVNPPLPGPKPSIPEEHRQAIPESEAEDQERDPPSASASPGQIPESDPADLSPRDAPQGEDMLNAIRRGVKLKKTTTNDRSAPRFT